In the genome of Bacteroides mediterraneensis, the window TCTGCAACCATTTCATTTCTTTCTTACGGGCTACGGAGTTGCTCATGCACTGCTTGGCATCCTGCGGCGCATCGTTCCAATAGCCGTTGGAGTTGTACCACACGAATACGTCCACCTTCTTCTGGTGTGCATATTGGAAAAGTTTCTCCATCTTGTCACGGCCGATGTTTTTCTCCCAACCGCCGTCAATCAGGGTATATTCATAGCCCATCTCACTGGCCAGGTCGATGAAACGCACCTGGTCGTCGTAGTTGATGCTCGGGTCCTGCCACATAATCCAGCTCCAGGTGGAACGTCCGAACTTATAGTCCTGTGAAGGTTCATAAAGCGGATCCACCACATCAAACGGGACTGTAGTTTCCACAATCGGCTTCAGCCCGTTGCCCACCGTAATGGTACGCCAGGGAGTCACACCCGGCAAAGCCAGTCCCGGAGTGGAAGAACCCAGTCCGTTCATCTCGCCCGGGTTCGGGAAGGCAATGCTATACAGCCCGTCCTTCGTGGCATCGCTCAGATGAGACGCACAATACAAGCTGCGCACACCGGTTTCCGAAACCAGTGCCCAGTTATCGCCTACGTGGAAAAGTGCCGGGAAGGTATACCCCTCACCGTATTTTGACGGCGTAGCCACCGGCTCATCAGGAACATATTCTTCCTCATAACTCGGCTTGGTACGCATCCAACCAATCATCGGGTCGCTCTGCGGGGAAAGGAACGTCGTGGTGGAAGAGGGGAAATCAAATCCGGTGGCTTCCTTCTCCACTACCATACAGGCTGTTTCGCCATACTGAGGCATCTCATAGCGGAACGCGATGTCGTTGTTGCTCAGCTGGAACACGATATCCACTTTCTTCTTGTCTGCGTTTTCCAGCGTCACGGTCAGCTTGTTAGCCGCATAGTGTACCGTAGAACATTTGATACGGGTCTGCGTGTAGGTCTTGTCCACCTTATCTGTCTGCTGGTCCACAAACGTCATCTGCCGGCTGAAATCACCGATATTGGACACGAAGCCCAACGGAGAATTCTCCAAAACGGTCTTGCCGTCGTAAGTCACTGAATAAACAGGTTTACCGTCCTGTAACTGAAAATCGAGTTTTAAACGTGCATCCGGCCCCGTCACTGCCGCCTGCTGAGCAAATGCCTGAGAGGCCAATAATGCCAATGTGCCAAAAAATACTTGTTTCTTCATAGGTGTTTTTCAGATAATTACTAATCAGGACAAAAATAGAAATTAAGTGTGAAACTAACAATAAAAGATTCTTCAAAAACGACCGCAAATCATGCAAGTAACTACAAAAAAACCGCCATGAGGTTTCACAAATCTCATAGCGGTATCTGTCTGATATCATTCTCAGAACCGGACAACCGGCCAACCGTCGGGTGTCCAGCTTATTTCGCGGACAAGCAGTTTGGGAGCTCCTTCTTCTACCACCGAATAGGCATGGCAAATAAAATAATCTTTCCCGTCAAGATGATAGGCAGCATTGTGCCCCACTCCGGCATAATCCTCGTTGCCCTGAATGACCAACGAACCGCCTCCCCGGTTCAAAGCTTTTCCTTCTTTATCCAAATAAGGACCTGTCACCGTTTTCGCACGGCCCACCATTACTTTGTAGTCGCTTTGCAATCCCTTACAGCAATAGTCGAACGACACGAAGAGGTAATAATAATTCCCGTGCTTCATGATAAAAGGGGCTTCTACTGCTCCGTCGCCTGCCTCTTCCTCCGGCAAGTCGAACGTACGCGGACGACGGCAAAGCGAATGCCATTCTTCAGGCTGGGCCACCTCGTTCAGGTCCGGCGTCAGCTTGACCAGCTTGATGCCGTCCCAGAAGGAACCGAAGCTCATCCACGGCGTACCGTTTTCATCGATAATCACATTCGGGTCGATGGCATTCCACATATCCCGGTGAGGGACCGACTGAATCACTTTCCCGTGGTCAGTCCACTTAAAATCGGGACTGGACGGGTCAAGCGTAGGGTTCGTAGCATGTCCGATAGCTGAAGTGTTCTTTCCAAAGGCCGAACAGGAATAAAACAAATGATACAACCCGTTATGATAAAGAATATCTGGCGCCCAGGTATGTCCTTTATAACCTTTGATGGCTTCTACCGCCCATTGGGGTGCCTTGTCGAATACCGGTTTCTCGAATTTCCAGTTTTCCATGTCTTTGGAGGACAT includes:
- a CDS encoding glycoside hydrolase family 97 protein; its protein translation is MKKQVFFGTLALLASQAFAQQAAVTGPDARLKLDFQLQDGKPVYSVTYDGKTVLENSPLGFVSNIGDFSRQMTFVDQQTDKVDKTYTQTRIKCSTVHYAANKLTVTLENADKKKVDIVFQLSNNDIAFRYEMPQYGETACMVVEKEATGFDFPSSTTTFLSPQSDPMIGWMRTKPSYEEEYVPDEPVATPSKYGEGYTFPALFHVGDNWALVSETGVRSLYCASHLSDATKDGLYSIAFPNPGEMNGLGSSTPGLALPGVTPWRTITVGNGLKPIVETTVPFDVVDPLYEPSQDYKFGRSTWSWIMWQDPSINYDDQVRFIDLASEMGYEYTLIDGGWEKNIGRDKMEKLFQYAHQKKVDVFVWYNSNGYWNDAPQDAKQCMSNSVARKKEMKWLQKCGVKGLKVDFFGSDKQQMMGLYEDILTDANEYGLMIIFHGCTIPRGWERMYPNYVGSEAVLASENLIFNQHFDDMEAYNACLHPFIRNTIGCMEFGGTLLNKRYNRTNDGGTIRKTTDVFQLATAVLYQNPIQNFALSPNNLTDAPALAIDFMKQVPTTWDETVFLDGYPGKYCVLARRHGDRWYVVGVNAQKEPLKLTLNLPMWQKGETVSYYLDDKKRQPQLEELKIKNPSEVKVVIQPEGGIVLTK
- a CDS encoding arabinan endo-1,5-alpha-L-arabinosidase, with protein sequence MKHTFFSFFLLAVVSTAYASSPEKSSSVIPISKVMTHDPVLAKQGDTYYLFATGQGISVMSSKDMENWKFEKPVFDKAPQWAVEAIKGYKGHTWAPDILYHNGLYHLFYSCSAFGKNTSAIGHATNPTLDPSSPDFKWTDHGKVIQSVPHRDMWNAIDPNVIIDENGTPWMSFGSFWDGIKLVKLTPDLNEVAQPEEWHSLCRRPRTFDLPEEEAGDGAVEAPFIMKHGNYYYLFVSFDYCCKGLQSDYKVMVGRAKTVTGPYLDKEGKALNRGGGSLVIQGNEDYAGVGHNAAYHLDGKDYFICHAYSVVEEGAPKLLVREISWTPDGWPVVRF